A part of Aquibium oceanicum genomic DNA contains:
- the hutH gene encoding histidine ammonia-lyase translates to MTINLNPSSVPLSTLERLYRSGEPARLDDAFRRGIAAAAARIGEIAGGREAVYGINTGFGKLASVRIAPDDLATLQRNLILSHCCGVGQPLGADIVRLIMALKLVSLGRGASGVKPATVELIEAMLERGVVPVIPEKGSVGASGDLAPLAHMAAAMIGEGEALFGGERMPARDALAKAGLEPIVLAAKEGLALINGTQVSTALALAGLFRAHRAANSALITGALSTDAAMGSSSPFVEEIHTLRGHAGQIETAASLRALMAGSEIRESHRDGDERVQDPYCIRCQPQVDGACLDLLRMAARTLEIEANAVTDNPLVLSSGDVVSGGNFHAEPVAFAADQIAIAVCEIGAIAQRRVALLVDPKLSYGLPPFLAKNAGLNSGLMIAEVTSAALMSENKQMAFPASVDSTPTSADQEDHVSMACHGARRLLQMTDNLFGIVGIEAVTAAQGIDFRAPLKTGTELLKAHAAIRAVVPTLEVDRYMAPDLEAAVELVRNGRLNASVGEGLLPGLEG, encoded by the coding sequence ATGACCATCAACCTCAACCCCAGTTCCGTCCCGCTCTCGACCCTCGAACGCCTTTACCGCTCCGGCGAACCTGCGCGGCTGGACGATGCCTTCCGGCGCGGCATCGCGGCGGCCGCCGCGCGGATCGGCGAAATCGCGGGCGGCCGGGAAGCCGTCTACGGTATCAATACCGGCTTCGGGAAACTGGCGAGCGTGCGCATAGCACCCGACGATCTCGCCACGCTGCAGCGCAACCTCATCCTGTCGCACTGCTGCGGCGTCGGGCAGCCACTCGGTGCCGACATCGTGCGGCTGATCATGGCGCTCAAGCTCGTCTCCCTCGGCCGCGGCGCTTCGGGCGTGAAGCCGGCCACGGTCGAACTCATCGAAGCGATGCTGGAGCGCGGCGTGGTCCCGGTGATCCCGGAAAAGGGGTCGGTCGGCGCCTCGGGCGATCTTGCCCCGCTCGCCCACATGGCCGCCGCGATGATCGGCGAGGGCGAGGCTCTCTTCGGCGGCGAGCGGATGCCGGCGCGCGATGCGTTGGCAAAGGCCGGACTTGAGCCGATCGTGCTCGCCGCCAAGGAAGGCCTGGCGCTGATCAACGGCACCCAGGTCTCGACCGCGCTGGCGCTGGCCGGCCTCTTCCGCGCCCACCGCGCGGCCAACTCGGCACTGATCACCGGCGCGCTGTCGACCGACGCCGCCATGGGCTCGTCCTCCCCCTTCGTGGAGGAGATCCACACGCTGCGCGGCCATGCCGGCCAGATCGAGACGGCCGCCTCGTTGCGGGCGCTGATGGCCGGCTCGGAGATCCGAGAGAGCCACCGCGACGGCGACGAGCGTGTGCAGGACCCCTATTGCATCCGCTGCCAGCCGCAGGTTGACGGCGCCTGCCTCGACCTGTTGCGCATGGCGGCGCGCACGCTGGAGATCGAGGCCAACGCGGTCACCGACAACCCGCTGGTGCTGTCGAGCGGCGACGTGGTCTCCGGCGGCAATTTCCACGCCGAGCCGGTCGCCTTCGCCGCCGACCAGATCGCCATCGCGGTATGCGAGATCGGCGCCATCGCGCAGCGCCGCGTGGCGCTGCTGGTCGACCCGAAGCTCTCCTACGGCCTCCCGCCCTTCCTGGCGAAGAATGCCGGACTGAACTCGGGCCTGATGATCGCCGAGGTGACCTCGGCCGCGCTGATGAGCGAGAACAAGCAGATGGCGTTTCCGGCTTCGGTCGATTCCACGCCGACCTCGGCCGACCAGGAGGACCATGTGTCGATGGCTTGCCACGGCGCGCGCCGGCTCTTGCAGATGACCGACAACCTCTTCGGAATCGTCGGCATCGAGGCGGTGACCGCCGCGCAGGGCATCGATTTCCGCGCACCGCTGAAGACGGGAACGGAATTGCTCAAGGCGCACGCCGCCATCCGCGCCGTGGTGCCGACGCTGGAGGTGGACCGCTACATGGCGCCGGACCTGGAGGCGGCGGTTGAACTGGTTCGCAACGGTAGGCTGAACGCCAGCGTGGGCGAGGGACTGCTGCCGGGGCTGGAAGGATGA
- the hutG gene encoding N-formylglutamate deformylase, giving the protein MNPVEITRGTSPVILGLPHTGTHVPPDIRERLNDEGKKLRDTDWHIHTLYDGLLPAATTVRATFHRYVIDANRDPSGESLYPGQTTTGLIPRIDFDDQPIWREGMEPDEAETARRVREFHAPYHAALAAEIARVKAQHGIAVLYDCHSIRPVIPYLFEGVLPDFNVGTDNGRTCDPRIEQATFGVCERAEGYTSILNGRFRGGWATRHYGRPEEGVHAIQMELTQSTHLADTAETFAYDPARAGRLRPHLAEILTSIEAIAYQIAGARS; this is encoded by the coding sequence ATGAATCCCGTCGAAATCACCCGCGGCACTTCCCCCGTCATCCTGGGGCTGCCGCACACCGGAACCCATGTCCCGCCCGACATCCGCGAGCGCCTCAACGACGAAGGCAAAAAACTCCGCGACACCGACTGGCACATCCACACGCTCTATGACGGTCTTCTGCCTGCGGCCACCACGGTGCGCGCAACCTTCCACCGATACGTCATCGACGCCAACCGCGACCCGTCCGGCGAGAGCCTCTATCCCGGGCAGACCACGACGGGACTGATTCCCCGCATCGACTTCGACGACCAGCCGATCTGGCGCGAGGGCATGGAGCCCGACGAAGCGGAGACGGCGCGGCGGGTGCGCGAATTCCACGCGCCGTATCACGCCGCGCTCGCCGCCGAGATCGCGCGGGTGAAGGCACAGCACGGCATCGCCGTTCTCTACGACTGCCACTCCATCCGGCCGGTGATCCCCTATCTGTTCGAAGGCGTGCTGCCGGATTTCAACGTCGGCACAGACAACGGCCGAACCTGCGATCCGCGCATCGAGCAGGCGACCTTCGGCGTCTGTGAGCGCGCCGAGGGCTACACGTCGATCCTGAACGGCCGCTTCCGCGGCGGCTGGGCGACGCGCCACTATGGCCGGCCGGAAGAGGGCGTGCACGCCATCCAGATGGAGCTGACGCAGTCGACCCATCTCGCCGACACCGCCGAAACCTTCGCCTACGACCCGGCGAGGGCAGGGCGGCTGCGGCCCCATCTCGCCGAAATCCTGACATCCATCGAGGCCATCGCCTACCAGATCGCCGGAGCCCGCTCATGA
- the hutU gene encoding urocanate hydratase: MTNPRHNIREVRAPHGTELNAKSWLTEAPLRMLMNNLDPDVAENPNELVVYGGIGRAARTWNDFDSIVATLKTLNEDETLLVQSGKPVGVFRTHADAPRVLIANSNLVPHWADWDHFNELDKKGLMMYGQMTAGSWIYIGTQGIVQGTYETFVEAGRQHYGGDLKGKWILTAGLGGMGGAQPLAAVMAGASCLAIECDETRIDFRLRTRYLDEKATTLDEALAMIERWTKAGEAKSVGLLGNAAEIVPELVRIMGNGGIRPDMVTDQTSAHDPLNGYLPKGWTIGEWKARRESDPKAVEAAARHSMREHVEAMVAFWNAGVPTLDYGNNIRQVAKDEGFENAFAFPGFVPAYIRPLFCRGVGPFRWAALSGDPEDIYRTDAKVKELLPDNEHLHRWLDMARERIAFQGLPARICWVGLGDRHRLGLAFNEMVASGELKAPVVIGRDHLDSGSVASPNRETEAMKDGSDAVSDWPLLNALLNCASGATWVSLHHGGGVGMGFSQHAGMVIVADGTPEAARRLERVLWNDPATGVMRHADAGYDDALDCAREKGLRLPGILGK, translated from the coding sequence ATGACCAACCCCCGCCACAACATCCGCGAGGTTCGCGCGCCGCACGGCACGGAGCTGAACGCGAAGAGTTGGCTGACGGAAGCGCCGCTCAGGATGCTCATGAACAATCTCGACCCCGACGTGGCGGAAAATCCCAACGAACTTGTCGTCTACGGCGGCATCGGCCGCGCAGCGCGGACGTGGAATGACTTTGATTCGATCGTGGCGACGCTGAAGACACTGAACGAAGACGAAACGCTGCTCGTCCAGTCCGGCAAACCGGTCGGCGTCTTCCGCACCCATGCCGACGCCCCGCGCGTCCTGATCGCCAATTCCAACCTCGTTCCGCACTGGGCCGACTGGGACCATTTCAACGAGCTCGATAAGAAAGGGCTCATGATGTACGGCCAGATGACGGCCGGCTCGTGGATCTACATCGGAACGCAGGGAATCGTTCAGGGCACCTACGAGACCTTCGTCGAAGCCGGGCGGCAGCACTACGGCGGCGACCTCAAAGGTAAGTGGATACTAACGGCTGGCCTCGGCGGCATGGGGGGCGCGCAGCCACTGGCGGCCGTCATGGCCGGCGCCTCCTGTCTGGCTATCGAGTGCGACGAGACCCGCATCGATTTCCGCTTGCGCACCCGCTATCTGGACGAGAAGGCGACGACGCTCGACGAGGCGCTGGCCATGATCGAGCGCTGGACGAAGGCCGGCGAGGCGAAGTCGGTCGGGCTGCTCGGCAACGCCGCGGAGATCGTGCCGGAACTGGTCCGGATCATGGGCAATGGCGGCATTCGCCCCGACATGGTGACCGACCAGACCTCGGCGCACGATCCGCTCAACGGCTACCTGCCGAAAGGCTGGACCATCGGCGAGTGGAAGGCCAGGCGCGAGAGCGATCCCAAGGCGGTGGAGGCGGCGGCGCGCCACTCCATGCGCGAGCATGTCGAAGCCATGGTCGCTTTCTGGAATGCCGGCGTTCCGACGCTGGACTACGGCAACAACATTCGTCAGGTGGCGAAGGACGAGGGTTTCGAGAATGCCTTCGCCTTTCCAGGGTTCGTGCCGGCTTACATAAGGCCGCTTTTCTGCCGCGGCGTCGGGCCGTTCCGCTGGGCGGCCCTTTCCGGTGATCCGGAGGACATCTACAGGACCGACGCGAAGGTGAAGGAACTGCTGCCTGACAACGAACATCTCCACCGCTGGCTCGACATGGCGCGCGAGCGCATCGCGTTCCAGGGCCTGCCGGCGCGCATCTGCTGGGTCGGTCTCGGCGACCGCCACAGGCTGGGCCTTGCCTTCAACGAGATGGTGGCGAGCGGCGAATTGAAGGCGCCGGTCGTCATAGGCCGCGACCACCTCGATTCCGGCTCCGTCGCCTCGCCAAACCGCGAGACCGAGGCGATGAAGGACGGTTCCGACGCCGTTTCCGACTGGCCGCTGCTCAACGCGCTGCTCAACTGCGCTTCGGGCGCCACCTGGGTCTCGCTCCACCACGGCGGTGGCGTCGGCATGGGCTTCTCGCAGCACGCCGGCATGGTCATCGTCGCTGACGGCACGCCGGAAGCGGCGCGCCGGCTGGAGCGGGTGCTGTGGAACGACCCGGCCACGGGCGTCATGCGCCACGCCGATGCGGGCTACGACGACGCGCTCGACTGCGCCCGCGAGAAGGGCCTGCGCCTGCCGGGCATTCTAGGCAAATGA
- a CDS encoding GNAT family N-acetyltransferase gives MSILETSHLRLRLFRPDDFDDLARIYADPEVRRYFPDGTLDRTQTKEELDWSIAGGDGDRPGFVLHALIERRSERLIGRAGLLSWEIDGALEVEIAYLVDRSFWRRGYGGEIARALVRHGFETLGLHRLIALIHPNNTASIRTAERAGLRLERQTTVEGSPCLIYSISRSPPLPLPDGRYG, from the coding sequence ATGTCTATCCTGGAAACCTCCCATCTTCGCCTGCGGCTTTTCCGGCCGGACGATTTCGACGACCTCGCCCGCATCTATGCCGATCCGGAGGTGCGGCGATACTTTCCCGACGGCACGCTGGACAGAACGCAGACGAAGGAGGAACTCGACTGGTCCATCGCCGGCGGTGACGGGGACCGACCCGGTTTCGTGCTGCATGCGCTGATCGAGCGGCGGTCGGAAAGGCTGATCGGCCGCGCCGGCTTGCTCTCGTGGGAGATCGACGGCGCGCTGGAGGTGGAAATCGCCTACCTCGTCGACAGGTCTTTCTGGCGTCGGGGATATGGCGGGGAAATCGCGCGGGCGCTGGTTCGGCATGGCTTCGAGACGCTCGGTCTCCACCGGCTCATCGCCCTCATTCATCCGAACAACACGGCATCGATCCGGACGGCTGAACGCGCCGGTCTGCGGCTCGAGCGCCAGACGACCGTCGAGGGATCTCCCTGCCTGATCTATTCCATCTCGCGCTCGCCGCCGTTGCCGCTTCCGGACGGTCGATACGGATGA
- a CDS encoding carboxymuconolactone decarboxylase family protein codes for MTKSPDELGIELRRKMFGAAGAEQQIEKASDFTQPMQDIVTRICFGEVWQRPGLGTRERSMITLAMLAALGKEPELKVHVRGAIANGVTKEEIREILIHSFLYCGIPAMVGGLRAAESVLGDLGVE; via the coding sequence ATGACGAAGAGCCCTGACGAACTCGGCATCGAACTGCGCAGGAAAATGTTCGGCGCGGCCGGCGCCGAACAGCAGATCGAGAAGGCCAGCGACTTCACGCAGCCGATGCAGGACATCGTCACCCGCATTTGCTTCGGCGAGGTGTGGCAGCGGCCGGGCCTCGGCACGCGCGAGCGCTCGATGATCACGCTGGCCATGCTTGCCGCGCTGGGCAAGGAGCCGGAGCTCAAGGTCCATGTTCGCGGCGCGATTGCCAATGGCGTAACGAAAGAAGAGATCCGCGAGATCCTGATCCACTCCTTCCTCTATTGCGGCATCCCCGCCATGGTTGGCGGCCTGCGCGCCGCCGAATCCGTCCTCGGCGATCTGGGCGTGGAGTAG
- a CDS encoding NAD(P)-dependent oxidoreductase yields MERIGFVGIGNMGRPMTANIVKSGFPLTLYDANVEAARAHAAEIGANAAASLAELGAASDIVVTMLPNGKIVREVMLEAEGGLASILKSGALLVDMSSSDPIGSRDLGPLLADRGIGFVDAPVSGAVPRAVAGTLTIMLGSDDPALSQRAKPVLLAMGNRIFDTGLLGSGHAMKALNNFVAAAGFAAVAEALILAGRFGLDPKVAVEIMNVSTGRNFSTENVFGQHVLSGDFATGFALGLLAKDVGIAAGLATALDKPLPIVAETDRWWQAALQRLGGTVDHSAAFKAWKGED; encoded by the coding sequence ATGGAGAGGATCGGCTTCGTCGGCATCGGCAACATGGGGCGGCCGATGACGGCCAACATCGTGAAGTCGGGCTTTCCGCTGACGCTCTACGACGCGAATGTGGAGGCCGCCCGCGCGCATGCGGCGGAGATCGGCGCCAATGCCGCGGCCTCGCTCGCCGAGCTCGGCGCGGCGAGCGACATCGTCGTCACCATGCTTCCCAACGGCAAGATCGTGCGCGAGGTCATGCTGGAAGCCGAAGGCGGCCTGGCGTCGATTCTGAAGTCCGGCGCACTGCTCGTCGACATGAGTTCGTCCGATCCGATCGGCAGCCGCGACCTCGGTCCGCTTCTGGCCGATCGCGGCATCGGCTTCGTCGATGCGCCGGTCTCGGGTGCTGTCCCGAGGGCCGTCGCGGGAACGCTGACCATCATGCTGGGCAGCGACGATCCGGCATTGTCGCAACGCGCCAAGCCGGTACTGCTTGCGATGGGAAACCGCATCTTCGACACTGGGCTGCTCGGCTCCGGCCATGCCATGAAGGCGCTCAACAATTTCGTCGCAGCGGCAGGCTTTGCCGCCGTCGCCGAGGCGCTCATCCTCGCCGGCCGTTTCGGCCTCGATCCGAAGGTCGCTGTCGAGATAATGAACGTCTCGACCGGCCGCAACTTCTCCACCGAGAACGTGTTCGGCCAGCACGTGCTGTCGGGAGACTTCGCCACCGGCTTCGCGCTCGGCCTGCTGGCCAAGGACGTCGGCATCGCCGCAGGCCTTGCCACCGCGCTGGACAAACCGCTGCCGATCGTGGCGGAGACCGATCGCTGGTGGCAGGCGGCGCTCCAGCGTCTCGGCGGCACCGTCGACCACTCCGCCGCCTTCAAGGCCTGGAAAGGAGAGGACTGA
- a CDS encoding ArsC family reductase, with protein sequence MPVTIYGIRNCDTMKKARAWLDGHGVAYAFHDYKTAGLDEARLQGWIDDLGWDVLLNRAGTTFRKLPEGEKSDLDAEKAKRLMLAQPSMIKRPVVDVDGRLIVGFKPEMYEGTVEG encoded by the coding sequence GTGCCCGTTACCATCTACGGCATCAGGAACTGCGACACGATGAAGAAGGCCCGCGCCTGGCTCGACGGCCACGGCGTCGCCTACGCCTTCCACGACTACAAGACCGCCGGCCTAGACGAAGCCCGCCTGCAGGGCTGGATCGACGACCTCGGCTGGGACGTCCTCCTCAACCGCGCCGGCACCACCTTCCGCAAGCTCCCCGAGGGCGAGAAGTCCGATCTCGACGCGGAGAAGGCGAAACGCCTGATGCTTGCGCAGCCGTCCATGATCAAGCGCCCGGTGGTCGACGTGGACGGGCGGTTGATAGTGGGGTTCAAGCCGGAGATGTACGAGGGGACGGTGGAAGGGTAG